From a region of the Halorubrum sp. BV1 genome:
- the glnA gene encoding type I glutamate--ammonia ligase gives MTDEHAKPDGGLTAKEQAVLDEIEEENVDFLRLQFTDILGVVKNVSVPAHQAEKAFTEGIYFDGSSIEGFVRIQESDMRLVPDPDTFAVLPWRSDGDGDSGAARLICDIVTTEGEPFVGGPRQVLKSVLEKADDMGYSVSIGPEPEFFLFEKDEDGNATTIPHDNGGYFDLAPKDLASDVRKEIIFTLEAMGFEIEASHHEVAEGQHEINFKYDDALTTADNIATFRAVVRAVAEQHDLHATFMPKPIAEINGSGMHSHISLFDEDGNAFADDDDEFNLSETAYQFMGGILNHAQAFTAVTNPTVNSYKRLVPGYEAPIYVAWSDTNRSALVRVPDAAGVSARFEVRSPDPSCNPYLGMASLIAAGLHGIETDADPGEPVREDIYEFDDEKREEYGIDTLPPNLGKAVEALEADDVIQDALGPHTSEKFAEAKSQEFSEYLTQVSGWEEDRYLETF, from the coding sequence ATGACGGACGAACACGCGAAACCAGACGGCGGTCTAACGGCGAAAGAACAGGCGGTACTCGACGAGATCGAAGAGGAGAACGTCGACTTCCTCCGGCTCCAGTTCACCGACATCCTCGGGGTCGTGAAGAACGTCTCCGTGCCTGCTCACCAGGCCGAGAAGGCGTTCACCGAAGGGATCTACTTCGACGGCTCCTCCATCGAGGGGTTCGTGCGCATCCAGGAGTCGGACATGCGGCTCGTCCCCGACCCCGACACGTTCGCGGTGCTCCCGTGGCGCAGCGACGGCGACGGCGACAGCGGGGCCGCGCGACTCATCTGTGACATCGTGACGACGGAGGGCGAACCGTTCGTCGGCGGCCCGCGTCAGGTGCTCAAGAGCGTCCTCGAGAAGGCGGACGACATGGGGTACTCCGTCTCCATCGGCCCGGAGCCCGAGTTCTTCCTGTTCGAGAAAGACGAGGATGGCAACGCGACGACCATCCCGCACGACAACGGCGGCTACTTCGATCTGGCTCCCAAGGACCTCGCGAGCGACGTCCGCAAGGAGATCATCTTCACGCTCGAAGCGATGGGCTTCGAGATCGAGGCCTCCCACCACGAGGTCGCCGAGGGCCAACACGAGATCAACTTCAAGTACGACGACGCGCTCACGACCGCGGATAACATCGCGACGTTCCGCGCCGTCGTCCGCGCGGTCGCAGAGCAGCACGACCTCCACGCGACGTTCATGCCCAAGCCGATAGCGGAGATCAACGGCTCGGGGATGCACAGCCACATCTCGCTTTTCGACGAGGACGGCAACGCCTTCGCCGACGACGACGACGAGTTCAACCTGAGCGAGACTGCCTACCAGTTCATGGGCGGCATCCTGAACCACGCGCAGGCGTTCACGGCCGTCACGAACCCGACCGTGAACTCCTACAAGCGGCTGGTGCCCGGCTACGAGGCACCCATCTACGTCGCGTGGTCCGACACGAACCGCTCGGCGCTCGTCCGCGTTCCTGACGCCGCCGGCGTCTCCGCCCGCTTCGAGGTCCGCAGCCCCGACCCGTCGTGTAACCCCTACCTCGGGATGGCGTCGCTCATCGCCGCCGGACTCCACGGCATCGAGACCGACGCCGACCCCGGCGAGCCGGTTCGCGAGGACATCTACGAGTTCGACGACGAGAAACGCGAGGAGTACGGCATCGACACGCTCCCGCCGAACCTCGGCAAGGCGGTCGAGGCCCTCGAAGCCGACGACGTGATTCAGGACGCGCTCGGCCCCCACACCTCAGAGAAGTTCGCGGAAGCGAAGTCACAGGAGTTCAGCGAGTACCTGACTCAGGTCTCTGGCTGGGAGGAAGACCGCTACCTAGAGACGTTCTAA
- a CDS encoding tRNA (guanine(26)-N(2))-dimethyltransferase yields the protein MDIEEGGVTVSVPEARDGASEGTGGGVFFNPTQELNRDITVAALRAYRDREPRAASYLDAMAASGIRGVRAAAEGYDVTCADVDPDAVALAAENLADNGLDGATVRRDVNALLYDDGPFDVVDLDPYGTPIPFADAAFANGRNLICVTATDTAPLCGAHLQSGIRKYGAVPRNTDYHPEMGLRTLISALVRTAARYDKAATPIVSHVSRHYARTYLELESGARAADACVDELGYVDHCEDCLWREPTAGLIADPADACPVCGSDRVLTAGPIWLGSVADAEFARAVRDRVTDDMGEAKRARKLLDTVATEIETPTHYDQHRLYKQWGEPAIGMDEFVAHLRAAGHEASRAHYRGTAVKTTASIPEMREAILGDDAGD from the coding sequence ATGGACATAGAGGAGGGCGGCGTCACCGTCTCCGTTCCGGAAGCGCGCGACGGGGCGAGCGAGGGGACCGGCGGCGGTGTCTTCTTCAACCCCACACAGGAGCTGAACCGCGACATCACCGTCGCGGCGCTTCGCGCGTATCGCGACCGCGAGCCGCGCGCCGCCTCGTACCTCGACGCGATGGCGGCCTCCGGGATCCGTGGCGTCCGCGCCGCCGCAGAAGGGTACGACGTGACCTGCGCCGACGTCGACCCCGACGCGGTCGCCCTCGCGGCCGAGAACCTCGCCGACAACGGCCTCGACGGAGCGACCGTCCGGCGCGACGTGAACGCCCTGCTGTACGACGACGGGCCGTTCGACGTCGTCGATCTGGACCCGTACGGAACGCCGATCCCCTTCGCCGACGCGGCGTTCGCGAACGGCCGGAACCTGATCTGCGTCACGGCCACGGACACCGCGCCGCTCTGTGGCGCGCACCTGCAGAGCGGGATCCGCAAGTACGGGGCCGTCCCCCGAAACACCGACTACCACCCCGAGATGGGGCTCCGGACGCTGATCTCGGCGCTCGTCCGGACCGCAGCGCGCTACGACAAGGCGGCGACACCGATCGTCTCGCACGTCTCGCGTCACTACGCTCGGACGTACCTCGAACTGGAGTCCGGCGCGCGGGCGGCGGACGCCTGCGTCGACGAACTCGGCTACGTCGATCACTGCGAGGACTGCCTCTGGCGCGAGCCGACAGCGGGACTGATCGCCGACCCCGCCGACGCCTGCCCGGTCTGCGGGAGCGACCGCGTGCTCACGGCCGGCCCGATCTGGCTCGGTTCCGTCGCCGACGCAGAGTTCGCTCGCGCGGTCCGCGACCGCGTCACGGACGACATGGGCGAGGCGAAGCGCGCTCGAAAGCTGCTCGACACGGTCGCGACCGAGATCGAGACGCCGACGCACTACGACCAACACCGGCTGTACAAGCAGTGGGGCGAGCCCGCGATCGGCATGGACGAGTTCGTCGCGCACCTGCGTGCGGCCGGTCACGAAGCGAGCCGCGCCCACTACCGCGGCACGGCGGTCAAGACCACGGCGTCGATCCCCGAGATGCGCGAGGCGATCCTCGGCGACGACGCGGGCGACTGA
- a CDS encoding phosphatase PAP2 family protein — MTGLVPAERGVGETAVVDALPEFVVVVFAAVTHLADPWFLFALLALGYWFADERVAGSPRRAGATAIAVVTCAYAVVAVGKAWFAAPRPPGAMPPANVPTWLPDVLGGWFRAQVLSDGFGFPSGHATGGAAAYGALALLYDRVWTHRRRLLGAGVVAASVAASRVVIEVHYLADVVVGVAVGAGVVAGGLRLAGDPRFRSDGGTASHDPTTALDPTPAFLSAAALSVVAAGLAVTAGHTGEVVEAGIGIATGVGGGVGWRFVDGDEPPVPVRIVVPALAVTGALWVGAYALADSLLVTLVATTAAVVAVVALPAVADGGRDAVLSGR, encoded by the coding sequence GTGACCGGACTCGTCCCGGCCGAACGCGGCGTCGGAGAGACCGCCGTCGTCGACGCGCTCCCGGAGTTCGTGGTCGTCGTCTTCGCCGCCGTCACCCACCTCGCGGACCCGTGGTTCCTTTTCGCCCTGCTCGCGCTCGGCTACTGGTTCGCGGACGAGAGGGTCGCGGGCTCGCCGCGCCGCGCCGGCGCGACGGCGATCGCGGTCGTCACCTGCGCGTACGCCGTCGTCGCGGTCGGCAAGGCGTGGTTCGCGGCCCCGCGACCGCCGGGCGCGATGCCTCCGGCCAATGTGCCGACCTGGCTCCCCGACGTGCTCGGCGGATGGTTCAGAGCGCAGGTTCTCTCCGACGGATTCGGCTTTCCGAGCGGTCACGCAACCGGCGGAGCGGCGGCGTACGGCGCGCTGGCGCTTTTGTACGACCGCGTCTGGACGCATCGCCGACGGCTCCTCGGCGCGGGCGTCGTCGCGGCGTCGGTCGCGGCCTCGCGCGTCGTCATCGAGGTGCACTACCTCGCGGACGTGGTCGTTGGCGTCGCTGTGGGCGCGGGCGTCGTCGCCGGCGGACTCCGGCTCGCCGGCGACCCTCGGTTCCGTTCCGACGGGGGAACTGCGTCCCACGACCCGACGACCGCGCTCGATCCGACGCCGGCGTTCCTGTCCGCCGCGGCGCTCTCCGTCGTCGCCGCCGGTCTCGCCGTCACCGCCGGCCACACCGGCGAGGTCGTCGAGGCGGGGATCGGGATCGCCACCGGCGTCGGCGGCGGGGTCGGCTGGCGGTTCGTCGACGGGGACGAGCCCCCGGTCCCGGTCCGGATCGTCGTCCCCGCGCTGGCGGTCACCGGCGCGCTCTGGGTCGGCGCGTACGCGCTCGCGGACTCGCTTCTCGTCACGCTCGTCGCGACGACAGCCGCGGTCGTCGCCGTGGTCGCGCTGCCGGCCGTGGCGGACGGCGGCCGCGACGCGGTTCTCTCCGGGCGCTGA
- the gap gene encoding type I glyceraldehyde-3-phosphate dehydrogenase has protein sequence MSKSYLAAGDDVSDDQIVRVGLNGFGRIGRNVFRAVMESPRIELVGINDVMDFDDMAYLAKYDTVMGRLDGVGRDGDALTIGDTAVDLYNVQDPADLPWDDLDVDVALECTGVFRTREDASAHLEGGADTVIISAPPKGEDPVKQLVYGVNHDEYEGDDVISNASCTTNSITPVAKVLDAEFGIDAGTLTTVHAYTGSQSLIDGPKAKTRRGRAAAENIVPTSTGAAGAAQQVLPQLEGKIDGMAMRVPVPTGSITEFVVSLDETATAEEINASFRDAADSGPLAGVLGYTDDEVVSSDIVGLPFSSYVDLRSTNVIAGGKLVKILTWYDNEYGFSNRMLDMAAYVHDEA, from the coding sequence ATGAGTAAATCGTATCTCGCTGCGGGCGACGACGTGAGCGACGATCAGATCGTCCGCGTGGGGCTCAACGGATTCGGACGAATCGGCCGGAACGTCTTTCGCGCGGTCATGGAGAGTCCGCGGATCGAACTCGTGGGCATCAACGACGTCATGGATTTCGACGACATGGCGTACCTCGCGAAGTACGACACCGTCATGGGCCGGCTCGACGGCGTCGGGCGCGACGGCGACGCGCTGACGATCGGCGACACCGCGGTCGACCTGTACAACGTGCAAGACCCCGCCGACCTCCCGTGGGACGATCTCGATGTCGACGTCGCCTTAGAGTGTACGGGCGTCTTCCGCACCCGCGAAGACGCGAGCGCGCACCTGGAGGGCGGCGCGGACACCGTCATCATCTCCGCGCCGCCGAAAGGCGAGGATCCGGTCAAACAGTTGGTCTACGGTGTCAACCACGACGAATACGAGGGTGACGACGTGATCTCGAACGCCTCCTGTACGACGAACTCCATCACGCCCGTCGCGAAGGTGCTCGACGCGGAGTTCGGCATCGACGCCGGGACGCTCACTACCGTCCACGCTTACACCGGCTCCCAGAGCCTGATCGACGGCCCGAAGGCGAAGACCCGGCGCGGCCGCGCCGCGGCGGAGAACATCGTCCCGACCTCGACCGGTGCCGCGGGTGCCGCCCAACAGGTCCTCCCGCAACTGGAGGGCAAAATCGACGGGATGGCGATGCGCGTGCCCGTCCCGACCGGCTCCATCACCGAGTTCGTCGTCAGCCTCGACGAGACCGCCACCGCGGAGGAGATCAACGCTTCCTTCCGCGACGCCGCCGATTCGGGACCGCTCGCCGGCGTCTTGGGATACACCGACGACGAGGTCGTCTCCTCGGACATCGTCGGGCTTCCGTTCTCCAGCTACGTCGACCTCCGGTCGACGAACGTGATTGCCGGCGGGAAGCTGGTGAAGATCCTGACGTGGTACGACAACGAGTACGGCTTCTCGAACCGGATGTTGGACATGGCCGCGTACGTCCACGACGAGGCGTGA
- a CDS encoding Hsp20/alpha crystallin family protein has translation MDRDDRDDPFGDFFEEIERMMNEMANASAGAGAGPDDAGFGSETHVDAYTTDDGVRLIADLPAVSKDELSLQCDGEALTISAVSDRREYDETVELPVPVDERSAEATFNNGVLEVEFDRDDDSASIDLS, from the coding sequence ATGGACAGAGACGACCGTGACGATCCGTTCGGCGATTTCTTCGAGGAGATCGAACGGATGATGAACGAGATGGCCAACGCGAGCGCCGGCGCGGGAGCCGGACCCGACGACGCCGGATTCGGCTCCGAGACGCATGTGGACGCGTACACGACCGACGACGGTGTCCGACTCATCGCGGACCTCCCGGCGGTCTCGAAAGACGAACTCTCGTTGCAGTGCGACGGTGAGGCGCTCACCATCTCCGCGGTCTCCGACCGGCGAGAGTACGACGAGACGGTCGAGCTCCCGGTCCCGGTCGACGAACGCTCCGCCGAAGCGACGTTCAACAACGGCGTCTTGGAGGTCGAGTTCGACCGCGACGACGACTCCGCGTCGATCGACCTCTCGTAG
- a CDS encoding RimK family alpha-L-glutamate ligase: MLRLAMTTAAETFERVREPLADRDIAVEHVRAKERALSVCANDTHGNDIERGEFDGFDAGFVYPSRLMEGAVVDRRLGVPWVNGRGAVVTSRNKAGVLAALDDAGIPTPRTTLVSNPVDESVVEAAAAAFSYPVVVKPNSATRGVGVAVVDDLDSLLGVVDYLNLVHDYRATGDKSYLIQEFLPNAADFRAMVVDGEYVGGVRRALAPEAIEAGRWKHNVHRGAEAVGVDLDGEARDLAERAAAVLDIDYLGVDLLETDDRLVVNETNARPTVDAATKYEPGFYDRLAALIRRTARSGSG; this comes from the coding sequence ATGCTTCGGCTCGCGATGACGACCGCCGCCGAGACGTTTGAGCGCGTGCGCGAGCCACTCGCTGATCGCGATATTGCAGTCGAACACGTACGGGCGAAAGAGCGCGCGCTGTCGGTGTGTGCGAACGACACGCACGGCAACGATATCGAGCGCGGCGAGTTCGACGGCTTCGACGCCGGTTTCGTCTATCCTTCTCGGCTCATGGAGGGTGCCGTCGTCGACCGGCGGCTGGGAGTTCCGTGGGTGAACGGCCGCGGCGCGGTGGTAACCTCACGCAACAAAGCCGGCGTGCTCGCCGCCCTCGACGATGCCGGGATTCCCACCCCGCGGACGACGCTGGTGTCGAACCCGGTCGACGAGTCGGTCGTCGAGGCGGCGGCCGCGGCGTTCTCGTACCCCGTGGTAGTCAAGCCGAACTCGGCGACTCGCGGCGTCGGCGTCGCGGTCGTCGACGACCTCGACTCCCTCCTCGGCGTCGTCGACTACCTGAACCTCGTGCACGACTACCGCGCGACCGGCGACAAGTCGTACCTCATCCAAGAATTCCTCCCGAACGCCGCCGACTTCCGAGCGATGGTCGTCGACGGCGAGTACGTCGGCGGCGTGCGACGCGCGCTTGCGCCCGAGGCGATCGAAGCGGGCCGCTGGAAGCACAACGTCCACCGCGGCGCGGAGGCGGTCGGCGTTGACCTCGACGGCGAGGCCCGCGATCTCGCCGAGCGCGCGGCTGCGGTCCTCGACATCGACTACCTCGGCGTCGACCTGCTGGAGACGGACGACCGACTCGTCGTCAACGAGACGAACGCGCGCCCAACCGTCGACGCGGCGACGAAGTACGAGCCGGGGTTTTACGACCGGCTCGCGGCGCTGATACGGCGGACGGCGCGGAGCGGCAGTGGGTAG
- the lrp gene encoding HTH-type transcriptional regulator Lrp: MTYENLDAKLVNSLLSNGRASLRSLGDELDVSVTTVSNHLRDLEDEGVIRGYTPIVDYDKLGYDVTAVLQLKVEGSALPDVTEKLRKEKQMVSVYEVTGDYDVIAIGKFTDTDGMNDQIKAILTDADIRESNTSVVLNAVSENEQFDLDLNEE, translated from the coding sequence ATGACGTACGAAAACCTCGACGCGAAACTCGTCAACTCCCTTCTCAGCAACGGCCGCGCGAGCCTCAGAAGCCTCGGCGACGAACTCGACGTCTCGGTCACCACCGTCTCGAATCACCTGCGCGACCTCGAAGACGAGGGCGTGATCCGCGGCTACACGCCCATCGTCGACTACGACAAGCTCGGATACGACGTGACGGCGGTACTCCAACTCAAGGTAGAGGGGAGCGCGCTCCCCGACGTGACGGAGAAGCTTCGCAAAGAGAAACAGATGGTGAGCGTCTACGAGGTCACCGGCGACTACGACGTGATCGCGATCGGGAAGTTCACCGACACCGACGGGATGAACGACCAGATCAAGGCGATCCTCACGGACGCGGACATCCGCGAATCGAACACGAGCGTCGTGTTGAACGCGGTCTCCGAGAACGAGCAGTTCGACCTCGACCTCAACGAGGAGTAG
- a CDS encoding YihY/virulence factor BrkB family protein, producing MSRHATAAVDTVRRVADVAIDRQVTFLAAAIAYYAFVSLIPALLLLVVVASAVFGETIAARVVAATGEFLTPAGQGAVAAAVSSAGGRTGAGVLGLAVLLWSTLKVFRGLDTAFGTLYGVEKRPSLPEQVVDAVAVAVAVGVGIGTMVAVGAFVAAADAVPAVEAASLLALPTVLAVVFLPLYYLLPEPSVSVREALPGAVFAAVGWTLLQAGFQVYAASAGQYQVYGVIGGVLLLVTWLYLAAVVVVLGGVVNVVLAARDRPGVAPRRSRRPDRGGLPARHGADRQLQHARDRPPSMNGESDGAAGAGDEERPRGAPDVAALREELSELRAEFDEFEDDVEDRTVDKPAVEAELKRYVRSRMRRGHARGWGPYLVLLYGTVLTLGAFALLDGLYAIAAMVILGLSTLGLYTLFIIVGIGLNVLETPGKALEYARDRK from the coding sequence GTGTCCCGCCACGCGACCGCCGCAGTCGATACCGTTCGCCGCGTCGCCGACGTCGCGATCGACCGGCAGGTGACGTTCCTCGCCGCCGCGATCGCCTACTACGCGTTCGTCTCGCTTATCCCCGCGCTGCTGTTGCTCGTCGTCGTCGCGAGCGCGGTGTTCGGCGAGACGATCGCCGCCCGGGTCGTCGCAGCGACGGGAGAGTTCCTCACACCGGCCGGACAGGGCGCGGTCGCCGCGGCGGTCTCGTCGGCCGGCGGCCGGACCGGAGCCGGCGTGCTGGGACTCGCCGTCCTGCTCTGGTCGACGCTGAAGGTGTTCCGCGGGCTCGACACCGCGTTCGGCACGCTGTACGGCGTCGAGAAACGCCCCTCCCTCCCGGAGCAAGTTGTGGACGCGGTCGCGGTCGCGGTCGCCGTCGGCGTCGGCATCGGGACGATGGTCGCCGTCGGCGCGTTCGTCGCGGCCGCGGACGCGGTCCCGGCGGTGGAGGCGGCGAGCCTCCTCGCGCTCCCGACGGTGCTCGCGGTCGTGTTCCTCCCCCTGTACTACCTGCTTCCGGAACCCTCGGTGTCGGTTCGAGAGGCACTGCCCGGTGCGGTGTTCGCCGCGGTCGGCTGGACGCTCCTGCAGGCCGGCTTTCAGGTGTACGCCGCGAGCGCCGGCCAGTACCAGGTGTACGGCGTCATCGGCGGCGTCCTGCTTCTCGTCACGTGGCTGTACCTCGCCGCCGTCGTCGTCGTCCTCGGTGGCGTGGTCAACGTCGTGCTCGCCGCCCGCGATCGCCCCGGAGTGGCCCCGCGGAGATCCCGTCGACCGGACCGCGGTGGGCTCCCGGCCCGCCACGGTGCGGACCGGCAGTTACAACACGCCCGCGACCGACCCCCGAGTATGAACGGCGAGTCGGACGGTGCAGCCGGTGCCGGCGACGAGGAGCGCCCGCGTGGGGCCCCGGACGTCGCGGCGCTGCGAGAGGAACTCAGCGAGCTCCGTGCGGAGTTCGACGAGTTCGAGGACGACGTCGAGGACCGAACCGTCGACAAACCCGCGGTCGAAGCCGAGCTGAAACGGTACGTTCGCAGCCGGATGCGTCGCGGGCACGCCCGCGGTTGGGGACCATACCTCGTGTTGCTGTACGGAACGGTGCTGACGCTCGGGGCGTTCGCGTTGCTCGATGGCCTCTACGCCATCGCCGCCATGGTGATCCTCGGGCTGTCGACGCTCGGGCTGTACACCCTCTTTATCATCGTCGGCATCGGCCTGAACGTGCTTGAGACGCCCGGAAAAGCGCTTGAGTACGCACGCGACCGGAAATGA
- a CDS encoding phosphoglycerate kinase, with protein MSTFATIDDLPADSRVLVRLDLNSPIEDGKPQDNRRFERHAETVRELAEAGHRVVCLAHQGRPGRDDFTTLAGHADILGDHVGRAVGFVDDTYGEEALAAIDALDAGEILLVENTRMCDDELPEESPEEKAETAFVRTLAGHVDAYVNDAYSAAHRKHASLVGFPLVLPSYAGRVMETEYEANTAIATREFDGPVTMVVGGTKATDVIGVMDALDDRVDRFLLGGVAGELFLRAAGHPVGHDLEGMELFDEQWERNRELIESVLDERGDAIRLATDLAYEAEDGGRAEVAVEDIDEKRDAYLDVGSATVADYEPPIRESDAVFVKGALGVFEDERFADGTVGVLDAIAETDCFSVVGGGDTSRAIEMYGLDEDDFSHVSIAGGAYIRALTGEPLPAVEALEAAANR; from the coding sequence ATGTCCACGTTCGCCACCATCGACGACCTGCCAGCCGACTCGCGCGTCCTCGTTCGACTCGATCTGAACTCACCGATCGAAGACGGGAAACCGCAGGACAACCGCCGCTTCGAGCGCCACGCCGAGACCGTCCGCGAACTCGCCGAGGCGGGCCACCGCGTCGTCTGTCTGGCCCATCAGGGCCGCCCCGGCCGCGACGACTTCACCACCCTCGCGGGCCACGCCGACATCCTCGGCGACCACGTCGGCCGCGCGGTCGGCTTCGTCGACGACACCTACGGCGAGGAGGCGCTGGCGGCGATCGACGCGCTCGACGCCGGCGAGATTCTCCTCGTCGAGAACACGCGGATGTGCGACGACGAACTGCCGGAGGAGAGCCCGGAGGAGAAGGCCGAGACGGCGTTCGTTCGAACGCTTGCGGGCCACGTCGACGCGTACGTCAACGACGCCTACTCCGCGGCCCACCGCAAGCACGCCTCGCTCGTCGGGTTCCCGCTCGTGCTCCCGTCGTACGCCGGCCGCGTGATGGAGACGGAGTACGAGGCCAACACCGCCATCGCGACCCGCGAGTTCGACGGCCCCGTGACGATGGTCGTCGGCGGGACCAAAGCGACCGACGTCATCGGCGTGATGGACGCCTTGGACGACCGGGTCGACCGGTTCCTGCTGGGCGGCGTCGCCGGCGAGCTGTTCTTGCGCGCCGCGGGCCACCCGGTCGGTCACGATCTTGAGGGCATGGAGTTGTTCGACGAGCAGTGGGAGCGGAACCGCGAGCTTATCGAGTCGGTGCTCGACGAGCGCGGCGACGCGATCCGCCTCGCGACCGACCTCGCGTACGAGGCGGAAGACGGCGGCCGCGCCGAGGTCGCCGTCGAGGATATCGACGAGAAGCGCGACGCCTACCTCGACGTGGGCTCGGCGACGGTCGCCGACTACGAGCCGCCGATCCGCGAGTCCGACGCCGTCTTCGTGAAAGGAGCGCTCGGCGTCTTCGAGGACGAGCGGTTCGCCGACGGGACCGTCGGCGTCCTCGACGCGATCGCTGAGACTGACTGCTTCTCCGTCGTCGGCGGCGGCGACACCTCACGGGCCATCGAGATGTACGGACTCGACGAGGACGATTTCTCGCACGTCTCCATCGCGGGCGGCGCGTACATCCGCGCGCTCACCGGCGAACCCCTCCCGGCGGTCGAGGCGCTGGAAGCGGCGGCGAACCGGTAG